The Candida dubliniensis CD36 chromosome 5, complete sequence genome has a window encoding:
- a CDS encoding 6-phosphofructokinase subunit alpha, putative (Similar to S. cerevisiae PFK1): MPSPDAINRISYISLVTSDIDKFNQTFQFYSQLGFRLTKSFSKISSYGSGLGDNHPEFQLGVSHDSLKEAWLESYPLQNIDNNGNLRPWQEMEIYDGDNCQRLNESTVIKIRLLNEKFFLNSSIPQQKQFVFFTTQLNQIENILNNLNIKYGKIIDNVILTEDPLNNIISFSNTENELCKTRYLSPEDFVEKTTTEILTKRKKLQLDSKYGSFEEISSTEVTNGGNGGNGGNGGGGRKKKIGVMTSGGDAPGMNPAVRAVVRAGIYYGCDVYAVYEGYEGLVKGGDLLKKMEWSDVRSYMSLGGTSIGTARCKEFRERTGRLQGAYNMIKNGIDALVVCGGDGSLTGADLFRSEWPSLVKELVDSGRLTKEEVSPYEHLTIVGLVGSIDNDMSGTDVTIGAFSALERITEMVDYIGATAASHSRAFVVEVMGRHCGWLALLSGLATGADFVFIPERPPKAGLWKEQLKEVCLRHREYGRRKTTVIVAEGAIDDELNPITSEEVKQVLVDLGLDTRNTILGHVQRGGTAVAYDRRLATLQGVEAVKAVLEMTPETPSPMIGILKHKIVRIPLVDAVKQTKAVAEAISNKDFDKAMGLRDNSFYDDYRYFRDISIYDDGSKQLNEDKRLNIAIVHVGAASAGLNAATRAVALYSLSRGHKLYAIQDGFTGLVKGNLKNLTWMDVEGWHNLGGSEIGTNRSLPSQNFGQVAYNLQKYNIQGLLIVGGFEAFTSLHELSQQKSNYPIFEIPMVVVPATVSNNVPGTEYSLGSDTCLNQLVSYCDAVQQSASSTRRRVFVVEVQGGHSGYVASYCGLITGALATYTPESNINLRELQGDIDLLQKVFATDRGEDHNGTLIVRNEQASVVYSTELIANILKENANKRFETRTAIPGHVQQGFTPSANDRVMAVKFSLKAMEFIETRNGCYDKQNRKFSDEEISEHSQVVIGIHGDVVKFTCIKHLYENEANVILRKGKTVHWTDMIDVANILNGKSLLKKQERY, translated from the coding sequence ATGCCTAGTCCTGACGCAATTAATAGGATAAGTTATATATCCCTTGTCACTagtgatattgataaattcaatcaaaCATTCCAATTTTATAGTCAATTGGGATTTAGATTAACGAAAAGTTTTTCGAAAATTTCAAGTTATGGATCAGGATTAGGTGATAATCATCCAGAATTCCAATTAGGAGTTTCTCATGATTCACTTAAAGAAGCATGGTTAGAATCTTATCCATtacaaaatattgataataatggtaatcTTCGTCCTTGGCaagaaatggaaatttATGATGGTGATAATTGTCAAAGATTAAATGAATCAACTGTTATTAAAATTAGATTacttaatgaaaaattttttttaaattcatcaattcctcaacaaaaacaatttgtatttttcactactcaattgaatcaaattgaaaatattttaaataatttaaatattaaatatgggaaaattattgataatgttaTTTTAACTGAAGATcctttaaataatattattagtttTTCTAATActgaaaatgaattatgTAAAACAAGATATTTATCACCAGaagattttgttgaaaaaactaCTACTGAAATATTgaccaaaagaaaaaaacttCAATTGGATTCCAAATATGGttcatttgaagaaatttcaTCAACTGAAGTTACtaatggtggtaatggtggtaatggtggtaatggtggtggtggtcggaaaaagaaaattgggGTGATGACATCTGGTGGTGATGCTCCAGGTATGAATCCAGCAGTTCGAGCTGTTGTTAGAGCTGGTATTTATTATGGTTGTGATGTTTATGCAGTTTATGAAGGATATGAAGGATTAGTTAAAGGAGGTgatcttttaaaaaaaatggaatgGAGTGATGTTCGTTCTTATATGTCACTTGGTGGTACTTCAATTGGTACTGCTAGATGTAAAGAATTTAGAGAAAGAACAGGAAGATTACAAGGAGCATATAATATGATTAAAAATGGTATTGATGCATTAGTTGTatgtggtggtgatggttCATTAACTGGTGCTGATTTATTTAGAAGTGAATGGCCATCACTTGTTAAAGAATTAGTAGATAGTGGAAGATTAactaaagaagaagtttCTCCTTATGAACATCTTACTATTGTTGGATTAGTTGGTTccattgataatgatatgTCGGGTACTGATGTTACTATTGGTGCTTTTTCTGCATTAGAAAGAATCACAGAAATGGTTGATTATATTGGTGCCACTGCTGCTTCTCATTCTCGtgcttttgttgttgaagttATGGGTAGACATTGTGGTTGGTTAGCTTTATTATCTGGTTTAGCTACTGGAGctgattttgttttcattcCTGAACGACCACCTAAAGCTGGATTATGGAAAgaacaattaaaagaagTATGTTTAAGACATAGAGAATATGGTAGAAGAAAAACTACAGTTATTGTTGCTGAAGGAgctattgatgatgaattaaatcCAATTACTTCAGAAGAAGTTAAACAAGTTTTAGTTGATTTAGGATTGGATACAAGAAATACCATTTTAGGTCATGTTCAAAGAGGTGGTACTGCTGTTGCTTATGATAGAAGATTAGCCACTTTACAAGGGGTTGAAGCAGTTAAAGCAGTTTTAGAAATGACTCCAGAAACTCCATCACCAATGATTGGGATATTAAAACATAAAATTGTTAGAATTCCTTTAGTTGATGCAGTTAAACAAACTAAAGCTGTAGCTGAAGCCATTAGTAATaaagattttgataaagCCATGGGATTAAGAGATAATAGTTTTTATGATGATTATAGATATTTCCGTGATATTTCCATTTATGATGATGGTagtaaacaattgaatgaagATAAAAGATTAAATATTGCCATTGTTCATGTTGGTGCTGCTTCTGCTGGATTAAATGCTGCTACTCGTGCTGTAGCATTATATAGTCTTTCTCGTGGTCATAAATTATATGCTATACAAGATGGATTTACTGGATTAGTCAAAggtaatttgaaaaatttgacaTGGATGGATGTTGAAGGTTGGCATAATCTTGGTGGTTCAGAAATTGGTACTAATAGATCTTTACCATCACAAAATTTTGGTCAAGTTGCTtataatttacaaaaatataatattcaaggattattaattgttggTGGATTTGAAGCTTTTACTTCATTACATGAATTATCTCAACAAAAATCCAATTATCCAATATTTGAAATCCCTATGGTTGTTGTTCCAGCAACAGTTTCTAATAATGTTCCTGGTACAGAATATTCTCTTGGTTCTGATACTtgtttaaatcaattagtTTCATATTGTGATGCAGTTCAACAATCAGCTTCTTCTACTAGAAGAAGagtatttgttgttgaagttCAAGGTGGTCATAGTGGTTATGTTGCCTCATATTGTGGATTAATAACTGGTGCTTTAGCCACTTATACTCCGgaatcaaatataaatttaagAGAATTACAAGGagatattgatttattacaaaAAGTATTTGCCACTGATCGTGGTGAAGATCATAATGGTACTCTTATTGTTAGAAATGAACAAGCTAGTGTTGTTTATTCAACAGAATTGATTGCTAATATTCTTAAAGAAAATGCTAATAAACGATTTGAAACTAGAACTGCAATTCCTGGTCATGTTCAACAAGGTTTTACTCCAAGTGCTAATGATCGTGTTATGGCAgttaaattttctttaaaagctatggaatttattgaaacaagaaatgGTTGTTATGATAAACAGAATCGTAAATTttctgatgaagaaattagtGAACATTCTCAAGTTGTTATTGGTATTCATGGAGATGTTGTTAAATTCACATGTATCAAACATTTATATGAGAATGAAGCTAATGTTATATTAAGAAAAGGTAAAACAGTTCATTGGACAGATATGATTGATGTGGCTAATATTTTGAATGGTAAactgttgttgaaaaaacaagaaagatattag